DNA sequence from the Brachybacterium avium genome:
GGCACCGGGGCTCCGGCCTCCTTCGCCTCGGCGATCGCCGTCTCGGCGAGCTCCTCGAGGTTGCTCTTGTGCTCGGCGCGGAAGCCGCCGATGTCCAGCATCAGTCGGGACCGCTGCCCGGTGCGGGTCTGCACGGCCAGTCGCGCGAGTTCCTGAAGGGCATCGAGGAGTTCGCCCTTGGGTCGGTTCAGACGGGCGAGCTTATCCGCCCCGCGGATCTCCACGGAGGCGCGGTCGCCGTCCACGTCGATGTCCATATCGCCGTCCAGATCGGTGATGTCCAGCAGCTCCTCGAGGTAGTCGGCAGCGATGTCGCCCTCCTCCTCGAGGCGTCGCACCCGCTCCTCGGCGGACTCCTCGGAGACCGGCTCATCGTCGCCCTCCGACGGTGCGTCCGACGCGGATGCGGCCGACGAGGTGGTGTCCTCAGCCGCCACGGCATCTTCGGGCGCTGCCTCGGCGGCCGCCTCGTCGGCCGGCTCGGCGGCCACCGCTGCCTCCGACTCCGCCGATGCCGATGCAGCCGTCTGCGCCGTCTCGGCCGGCTCGGGCGTCTGTGCCGTCTCGGTCTCGAAGTGCTGCTGCGAGCTGCTGTCCTCCGCCGCGGTGGGAGCAGGCGTGCCGTCGTTGACGTTCATTCGGTCCTCCGGGGAATCCTGGGATGAGGGGATGCGCCCGGGAGCGGCTGTGCTCCCGGGAGCCAGGTCACTTCTTGCGCTTCTTCTTCGCGCCCTTGTTCAGAG
Encoded proteins:
- a CDS encoding protein jag; translation: MNVNDGTPAPTAAEDSSSQQHFETETAQTPEPAETAQTAASASAESEAAVAAEPADEAAAEAAPEDAVAAEDTTSSAASASDAPSEGDDEPVSEESAEERVRRLEEEGDIAADYLEELLDITDLDGDMDIDVDGDRASVEIRGADKLARLNRPKGELLDALQELARLAVQTRTGQRSRLMLDIGGFRAEHKSNLEELAETAIAEAKEAGAPVPMRAMNPFERKVVHDVAKREGLRSESDGDGKNRHVVIYPAS